A genomic segment from Pyxidicoccus trucidator encodes:
- a CDS encoding ester cyclase, which translates to MQELQHVQGAEALRRGHELLVRRHVEAENQHLMRETLETVHETCIFEDVALGRTYHGRAGAEAYYAEWWSAFDVVVKGERKYWTEDGTLIAEARYVGRHVGDFQGLAATGRPVELRLAVFITFRDGLMAGERFYYDLRSLLEQLGASGLAGTAVAASGSVPR; encoded by the coding sequence ATGCAGGAGCTTCAACACGTCCAAGGCGCGGAGGCACTCAGGCGCGGGCATGAGCTGCTCGTCAGGCGCCATGTCGAGGCGGAGAACCAGCACCTGATGAGGGAGACGCTCGAAACAGTGCACGAGACGTGCATCTTCGAGGATGTCGCACTCGGCCGGACCTACCACGGCCGCGCGGGCGCGGAGGCGTACTACGCCGAATGGTGGAGCGCGTTCGACGTGGTGGTGAAGGGAGAACGCAAGTACTGGACCGAGGACGGAACACTCATCGCGGAGGCCCGCTACGTCGGACGGCACGTGGGAGACTTCCAGGGCCTCGCCGCTACCGGGAGACCGGTGGAGCTGCGGCTGGCGGTCTTCATCACCTTCCGAGACGGGCTGATGGCAGGTGAGCGCTTCTATTACGACTTGCGCTCACTCCTCGAACAGCTGGGAGCTTCGGGGCTGGCGGGAACAGCCGTGGCCGCGAGCGGCTCGGTGCCCCGGTAG